A region from the Leopardus geoffroyi isolate Oge1 chromosome C2, O.geoffroyi_Oge1_pat1.0, whole genome shotgun sequence genome encodes:
- the SIDT1 gene encoding SID1 transmembrane family member 1 isoform X5, producing the protein MSSSDGGQPCQSDTDSSVEESDFDTMPDIESDKNIIRTKMFLYLSDLSRKDRRIVSKKYKIYFWNIITIAVFYALPVIQLVITYQTVVNVTGNQDICYYNFLCAHPLGVLSAFNNILSNLGHVLLGFLFLLIVLRRDILHRRALEAKDIFAMDYGIPKHFGVFYAMGIALMMEGVLSACYHVCPNYSNFQFDTSFMYMIAGLCMLKLYQTRHPDINASAYAAYASFAVVITLTVLGVVFGKNDLWFWIIFSAIHILASLALSTQIYYMGRFKIDVSDTDLGIFRRAAMVFYTDFVQQCSRPLYTDRMVLLIVGNLVNWSFALFGLIYRPRDFASYMLGIFICNLLLYLAFYIIMKLRSSEKLLPIPLFCIVATAVVWASALYFFFQNLSSWEGTPAESREKNRECILLDFFDDHDIWHFLSATALFFSFLVLLTLDDDLDVVRRDQIPVF; encoded by the exons ATGTCCTCCTCCGATGGTGGGCAGCCATGCCAGTCAGACACGGACAGCTCTGTGGAGGAGAGTGACTTCGACACCATGCCAGACATTGAGAGTGATAAGAACATCATCCGGACCAAG atGTTCCTTTACCTGTCAGATCTGTCCAGGAAGGACCGGAGGATTGtcagcaaaaaatataaaatttatttctg GAACATCATCACCATTGCTGTGTTTTATGCACTGCCTGTGATCCAGTTGGTCATCACCTACCAGACA GTGGTGAATGTCACAGGCAATCAGGACATCTGCTACTACAACTTCCTCTGTGCTCACCCATTGGGCGTCCTGAG TGCCTTCAACAACATTCTCAGTAACCTGGGCCACGTGCTCCTGGGCTTCCTTTTCCTGCTGATAGTCTTGCGCCGAGACATTCTCCATCGCAGAGCCCTAGAAGCCAAGGACATCTTTGCCAtg GATTATGGGATTCCTAAACACTTTGGTGTTTTCTATGCTATGGGCATCGCACTGATGATGGAAGGAGTGCTCAGTGCTTGTTACCATGTCTGTCCTAACTACTCCAACTTCCAATTTG ACACCTCCTTCATGTACATGATCGCCGGCCTCTGCATGCTGAAGCTCTACCAGACCCGCCACCCAGACATCAATGCCAGCGCCTACGCTGCCTATGCCTCCTTCGCAGTGGTCATCACGCTCACTGTCCTCGGAGTG GTGTTTGGAAAAAACGACCTGTGGTTCTGGATCATCTTCTCCGCAATCCATATCCTGGCATCTCTAGCCCTTAGCACCCAGATCTACTACATGGGTCGTTTCAAGATAG ATGTGTCTGACACAG ATCTGGGGATTTTCCGAAGGGCCGCTATGGTGTTCTACACGGACTTCGTCCAGCAGTGCAGCCGGCCTCTGTATACG GATAGAATGGTGTTGCTCATCGTGGGGAATCTGGTTAACTGGTCCTT CGCCCTCTTTGGACTGATCTATCGACCCCGGGACTTCGCTTCCTACATGCTGGGGATCTTCATCTGTAACCTGCTGCTCTACCTGGCCTTTTACATCATCATGAAG CTCCGCAGCTCGGAGAAGCTCCTCCCCATCCCGCTCTTCTGCATCGTGGCCACGGCTGTGGTGTGGGCCTCCGCTCTGTACTTTTTCTTCCAGAATCTCAGCAGCTGGGAG GGAACCCCAGCCGAATCCCGGGAGAAGAACCGGGAGTGTATCCTGCTCGATTTCTTTGATGACCATGACATCTGGCACTTCCTCTCTGCCACAGCcctgtttttctcattcttg GTTTTGTTAACCCTGGATGATGACCTGGACGTGGTTCGGAGGGACCAGATCCCTGTCTTCTGA